The Synechococcus sp. RS9909 genomic interval TGACACCTTCGCGCGCATGGGCATGACCGTGGAGGAAACGGTCGCCCTGGTGGCCGGTGGTCACACCTTCGGCAAATGCCATGGCGCTGCCACAGCAGACCATCTGGAGGCCGAACCGGAAGGGGCGTCGCTGGAGGAACAGGGCCTCGGATGGCGCAACCGCTATGGCAGTGGCACGGCGGAACACACGATCACCAGCGGCATCGAAGGGGCCTGGAAACCCCATCCCACCCGCTGGGATCAGGGTTACTTCGAAATGATGTTCACCTACGAATGGGAGCTCACAAAGAGTCCGGCCGGTGCCTGGCAGTGGGTCGCCAAGGATGTAAAACCCGAGCACATGATCCCCGATGCCCACGTGGCCGGGAAAAGCGCAGCGCCGATCATGACCACAGCGGATCTCTCCCTGCGCCATGACCCGATCATGGCGCCGATCGCCCACCGCTTTCATCAAGACCAGGAGGCCTTCGCCGACACCTTTGCCCGCGCCTGGTTCAAACTCACCCACCGCGATCTCGGGCCACGCTCGCTCTACCTCGGCCCCGAGCAACCCGCCGAGGTGATGATCTGGCAAGACCCCCTGCCGGCGGTGGATCAGCCCCTGATCGACGCCTCCGACGTGGCGGTGCTCAAACGGGAGATCCTGGAGCAGGGCCTCAGCATCGGCGCCCTGGCGGCCACGGCCTGGGGGGCCGCCTCCAGTTTCCGCAACTCCGATCGCCGTGGCGGAGCCAATGGCGGCCGGATCCGGCTGTTACCGCAACGCACCTGGGAGGTGAATGATCCGGATCAGCTCAACAGCGTGCTCGGCGCCCTTGAGCAGGTGCAGCAGCGCTTCAACGCCAACAGCTCCGAGAGCCGGACGGTGTCGATGGCCGACCTGATCGTGCTGGCGGGTTGCGCCGCTGTGGAGCAGGCGGCCGCTGCCGGTGGGCATGCCATCAGCGTGCCCTTCCGTCCGGGTCGCACCGATGCGGGGCCAGAGCACACCGACACCGCCTCCTTCAACGCGCTCAAACCACTCGCGGATGGGTTCCGCAACTGGAAGCGCCAGGGTCTGCCGCTCCGCGACGAACAGCTCCTCGTCGATCGAGCCCAACTGCTCAACCTCAGCGCGCCGGAGATGACCGTGCTGGTGGCAGGCCTGCGGGTGCTGGGAGCCAACACTGGGGGCAATCGCCAGGGGGTCTTCACCGATCGCATCGGCGTGCTCAGCCCCGACTTCTGCACCAACCTGCTCGACATGGGCACGGTGTGGGCACCCACCAGCGAAGCGAAGGATGCCTATGAAGGGCGTGATCGAACCAGCGGATCCCTGCGTTGGACTGCCAGCCGCGTCGATCTGGTGTTCGGCTCCCACAGCCAGCTGCGCGCCATCATGGAGGTGTACGCCCAGAGCGACGGGAGGGAGCGCTTTGCGCGTGACTTCGTCAACGCCTGGGTGAAAGTGATGGAGCTCGACCGCTTCGATCTGCGCTGAGCGGCAACCAATCCGGCGCTTGCACGCGCTCTCGGGCTTGGTGGATCCAGGCCTGCACCGCCGCTGATTCGGCAGCAGGACGCTCTCCGGCCTCAACAGCGCGATAGTGATCGGCCACCGCCCAGGTGGTGGTCTGGAGATCCTCCCCATGGCGGGGGATCAGGTGGAGATGCAGATGGCGGGCACCCTCGCCAAAGGCGATCGCATACACCCGATCGCAGCGCGTGAGCTCTTGCACCAGCTGAGACGCCCTCTGCACCACCAGGC includes:
- the katG gene encoding catalase/peroxidase HPI; amino-acid sequence: MSELQCPFSGHTGATTPAGGTRNSQWWPDQIDLGILHQHHPAANPLGVDFDYPAAFAQLDYAALKADLKALMTDSQPWWPADWGHYGGLFIRMAWHSAGTYRSADGRGGAGHGNQRFAPLNSWPDNTNLDKARRLLWPIKQRYGNAISWADLIILTGNVALESMGFRTLGFAGGRTDIWQPEEDVFWGKETRWLADERHSADGQLDNPLAAVEMGLIYVNPEGPEGHPDPLASGKEVRDTFARMGMTVEETVALVAGGHTFGKCHGAATADHLEAEPEGASLEEQGLGWRNRYGSGTAEHTITSGIEGAWKPHPTRWDQGYFEMMFTYEWELTKSPAGAWQWVAKDVKPEHMIPDAHVAGKSAAPIMTTADLSLRHDPIMAPIAHRFHQDQEAFADTFARAWFKLTHRDLGPRSLYLGPEQPAEVMIWQDPLPAVDQPLIDASDVAVLKREILEQGLSIGALAATAWGAASSFRNSDRRGGANGGRIRLLPQRTWEVNDPDQLNSVLGALEQVQQRFNANSSESRTVSMADLIVLAGCAAVEQAAAAGGHAISVPFRPGRTDAGPEHTDTASFNALKPLADGFRNWKRQGLPLRDEQLLVDRAQLLNLSAPEMTVLVAGLRVLGANTGGNRQGVFTDRIGVLSPDFCTNLLDMGTVWAPTSEAKDAYEGRDRTSGSLRWTASRVDLVFGSHSQLRAIMEVYAQSDGRERFARDFVNAWVKVMELDRFDLR
- a CDS encoding HIT family protein, producing the protein MPVSTLSCGICALHADQVQLDAMEIWRNPHWLLRHHPQPSPLLGWCCLDARRHLSGPIDFTAEEAQAWGLVVQRASQLVQELTRCDRVYAIAFGEGARHLHLHLIPRHGEDLQTTTWAVADHYRAVEAGERPAAESAAVQAWIHQARERVQAPDWLPLSADRSGRAPSLSPRR